One window of the Rhipicephalus sanguineus isolate Rsan-2018 chromosome 4, BIME_Rsan_1.4, whole genome shotgun sequence genome contains the following:
- the LOC125758246 gene encoding clotting factor C-like produces the protein MKIFLLCSSKRPNDASSRGFQVCGRSDSPRSPFIYHGNASEVGQWPWQVGLSKWSQHEKAWDLQCGGTLLSESWVVTAGHCVTKDRRGNLHAPEDIRLYLGKYHRDDALDDAFVQVRTLSEIHVHDDFDPAKYDADIAMVLLDRPVELSSRVQPICLPSERTSQSNIVDGHLGVATGWGQTETRSYADVLRQAVIPVVSAQECERAYLEDRFLRAVTSYMFCGGYVKGGIDACTGDSGGPFVFVDESVVDKRVWVLEGIVSWGGPRGCGVPNHFGGYTKVAAFIEWIRAFL, from the exons ATGAAAATATTCTTGTTGTGCTCCTCAAAGCGTCCCAATGATGCTAGTAGCCGTGGCTTTCAGG TGTGCGGCCGTTCGGACTCGCCGCGTTCTCCGTTTATCTACCACGGGAACGCGAGCGAGGTCGGCCAGTGGCCCTGGCAGGTGGGCCTGTCCAAGTGGTCCCAACACGAGAAGGCCTGGGACCTGCAGTGCGGTGGCACGCTGCTCTCCGAGAGCTGGGTCGTCACGGCGGGGCACTGCGTGACCAAGGACCGCCGCGGGAACCTGCACGCGCCCGAGGACATACGCCTCTACCTGGGCAAGTACCACCGAGACGACGCCCTAGACGACGCCTTCGTGCAAGTGCGCACGCTGAGTGAG ATTCACGTGCACGATGATTTCGACCCGGCGAAGTACGACGCGGATATCGCCATGGTGCTGCTCGACCGGCCGGTGGAGTTAAGCAGTCGAGTGCAGCCCATATGCCTGCCCAGCGAGAGGACCTCGCAGTCAAACATCGTCGACGGCCACCTGGGCGTG GCGACCGGATGGGGCCAGACCGAAACCCGGAGCTACGCTGACGTCCTTCGACAGGCCGTGATTCCCGTGGTATCGGCACAGGAGTGCGAGCGCGCCTACCTCgaggaccgctttctccgggcggTCACGTCCTACATGTTCTGCGGCGGTTACGTCAAGGGAGGGATCGACGCCTGCACGGGAGACAGTGGTGGCCCCTTCGTTTTCGTCGACGAGTCGGTGGTCGACAAGCGCGTCTGGGTGCTGGAAGGCATCGTCAGCTGGGGAGGGCCCCGAGGCTGCGGAGTGCCGAACCACTTCGGCGGATACACCAAGGTTGCAGCGTTCATCGAATGGATACGAGCGTTCCTGTAA